One genomic region from Zalophus californianus isolate mZalCal1 chromosome 12, mZalCal1.pri.v2, whole genome shotgun sequence encodes:
- the STEAP1 gene encoding metalloreductase STEAP1, which yields MENRRDITNQQELWTMKPRRNPEEDDYLDKDSGETSMLKRTVFSHMHQTTHFDGFDCPSELQHKQELFPVWRWPIKIAAVISSLTFLYTLLREIIHPFVTSHQQYFYKIPILVINKVLPMVSITLLALVYLPGVIAAMVQLHNGTKYKKFPHWLDRWMLTRKQLGLLSFFFAVLHAIYSLSYPMRRSYRYKLLNWAYQQVQQNKEDAWIEHDVWRMEIYVSLGIVALGILALLAVTSIPSVSDSLTWREFHFIQSKLGIVSLLLGTIHALIFAWNKWVDIKQFVWYTPPTFMIAVFLPIVVLFCKAILCLPCLRKKILKIRHGWEDVTKINKTDISSQL from the exons ATGGAGAACAGACGAGACATTACAAACCAACAAGAACTTTGGACAATGAAGCCTAGGAGAAATCCAGAAGAAGATGATTACTTg GATAAGGACTCTGGAGAGACCAGCATGCTGAAAAGAACTGTGTTTTCGCACATGCACCAAACAACCCACTTTGATGGATTTGACTGCCCCTCCGAGCTTCAGCACAAACAAGAACTCTTTCCAGTGTGGCGCTGGCCAATTAAAATTGCTGCTGTCATATCATCTCTGACTTTCCTTTACACTCTCCTGAGGGAAATAATTCACCCTTTTGTaacttcccaccaacagtatttttataaaattccaatCCTGGTCATCAACAAAGTCTTGCCAATGGTGTCCATCACCCTCTTGGCGCTGGTCTATTTGCCGGGGGTGATAGCAGCCATGGTACAGCTTCATAACGGAACCAAATATAAGAAGTTTCCACATTGGTTGGATAGATGGATGTTAACAAGAAAACAATTGGggcttctcagtttcttttttgctGTGCTGCATGCAATTTATAGTTTATCCTATCCAATGAGGCGATCCTACAGATACAAGTTGCTCAACTGGGCATATCAACAG GtccaacaaaataaagaagatgcCTGGATTGAGCATGATGTTTGGAGAATGGAAATATATGTGTCTCTGGGAATTGTAGCACTTGGAATACTGGCTCTGTTAGCTGTGACATCCATTCCATCCGTGAGCGATTCTTTGACATGGAGAGAATTTCACTTTATTCAG agcAAGCTAGGAATTGTTTCCCTTCTTCTGGGCACAATACATGCATTGATTTTTGCCTGGAATAAATGGGTAGATATAAAACAATTTGTGTGGTACACACCTCCAACTTTTATGATAGCTGTCTTCCTTCCGATTGTTGTCCTGTTCTGCAAAGCCATACTGTGCCTGCCATGCTTGAGGAAGAAGATACTGAAGATTAGACATGGTTGGGAAGATGtcaccaaaattaataaaactgacatATCTTCCCAGTTGTAG